One window from the genome of Solea solea chromosome 2, fSolSol10.1, whole genome shotgun sequence encodes:
- the rbm44 gene encoding RNA-binding protein 44 gives MSSFLSEEKSAGLLKNAGGQPAVVSVQSVWPCYPLTLPVELLPRHQYVAWDNTGRVEPSWGTYTSFNPVTDATPNPKKSRKFFLDRSVFDLVDAHPYLSLTDPKLLGWYLGLTPEDRNIILVEGGFHQFLQRHPAFELSNHHVYVKYPVGKVTPVLPTLTSISQKSESSSGAKTGRPHTSKLPRAHLQLEMHRSHVKENLVHLRDNVRTAGSSSITQEPSHQRILTERADAERPPWQMSGSVAVCKDPAADLANFSLDMELERRRGHVLVKQNEANITAKVCPLQSQRSNDKESSSEYFDVDDRSIVQSVKPQQVNCPTAPVCGKEKTEDEDEDATDESEDEDATDESENFQTVLEDDVSVLLCLDSKGLETLQTDVSSDTGAMRRASESSVSTCDAMVGTTLTSFTAAFTQSENPETADKSVLTELYMSDLDEIAKEFIKMKTTLEEQREKVKSSGCGLRKQCDCLQRAQRAELHLLTLQYNMCTQHCWRLYYISAEGGHASTLAGAAQHWVKEPPCNIGGVLQKLEVDYYHMRDQILDGVPLQQLKPLCVDSEKISSGASYTPALMIGDVVGNPPSRRPQEKTSGEDRGRCGDGTTFLESETQGNKAKEEKMTSKRAVTLIPQNRSAHQGAAHKDLNTSEAWYDAEEVLDPTEPAETQPDPTTIAGDGTNSKRLIKPVNITAVVAATESAGDEVNDSRSLLCVTNLTGHVTESEVMMWFEKYGASEVKISVLKNDLRVAIAMVSDLQSAEAAVKEMNGISVDSHTLHVGIISGGGAAVSAAAAASPTSSQEDDTRRQPLTTEPRVSDRESKTPSSLESTFPPPLSSGIKRRTVVSVTPTAQGTFVPQHFGTMGSFDYLMSELTRLHPCVDKQRFVDALVQLRARHRGVLCGLPLSKIREMASELLSGSQTDTQI, from the exons AAAAGAGCAGGAAGTTCTTTCTGGACAG GTCTGTGTTTGACCTGGTGGACGCTCATCCCTATCTGTCTCTGACTGACCCAAAGTTACTGGGCTGGTATCTTGGTTTGACTCCCGAGGACAGAAACATCATACTGG tTGAAGGAGGATTTCATCAGTTTCTGCAAAGACATCCCGCCTTTGAACTGTCAAACCATCATGTTTATGTGAAAT ATCCTGTTGGAAAGGTCACTCCTGTCCTGCCGACCTTGACGTCCATAAGTCAGAA AAGTGAATCATCATCAGGAGCAAAGACGGGCAGACCTCACACAAGTA AATTGCCCCGTGCACATCTACAGCTGGAGATGCATCGCAGTCATGTAAAGGAGAACCTGGTCCACCTCCGGGACAACGTCCGCACggccggcagcagcagcatcacacagGAGCCAAGTCATCAGCGGATCCTCACAGAGAGG GCAGATGCAGAGAGGCCACCGTGGCAGATGAGCGGCAGCGTCGCCGTGTGCAAAGACCCGGCGGCAGATCTGGCCAACTTTTCTCTGGACATGGAGCTGGAGCGACGCAGGGGCCACGTTTTAGTGAAGCAGAACGAAGCTAACATCACCGCCAAAGTCTGTCCGTTACA GTCACAAAGGTCAAATGACAAAGAGTCGTCCTCTGAGTACTTTGATGTTGATGACCGGAGTATCGTCCAGTCAGTGAAGCCACAGCAGGTCAATTGTCCAACGGCCCCGGtgtgtggaaaagaaaagacggaggacgaggacgaagaTGCAACTGACGAGAGCGAGGATGAAGATGCAACTGACGAGAGTGAGAACTTCCAAACCGTCCTGGAGGACGACGTGAGTGTCCTGCTGTGTCTGGACAGTAAAGGGTTGGAAACACTTCAGACGGACGTCTCATCAGACACAGGAGCCATGAGGAGAGCGTCAGAAAGCAGCGTCTCCACCTGTGACGCCATGGTTGGCACAACACTGACCTCGTTCACAGCAGCTTTCACTCAGTCTGAGAATCCAGAGACGGCGGATAAAAGTGTCTTAACTGAACTCTACATGTCAGACTTGGACGAGATTGCCAAG GAATTTATCAAAATGAAGACGACTCTGGAGGAACAACGAGAGAAAGTGAAAAG cTCAGGTTGTGGATTGAGAAAGCAGTGTGACTGTTTACAGCGAGCTCAGCGAGCAGAGCTTCACCTCCTGACTCTGCAGTACAACATGTGCACACAGCACTGCTGGAGACTCTACTACATCTCTGCTGAGGGAGGCCACGCCTCCACGCTCGCAGGTGCAGCTCAACACTG GGTGAAGGAGCCTCCATGCAACATTGGAGGTGTTCTGCAAAAACTGGAGGTGGATTATTATCACATGAGGGATCAGATCCTCGATGGGGTTCCTCTACAGCAACTGAAGCCTCTTTGTGTTGACTCTGAGAAGATAAGCTCAGGAGCAAGTTACACCCCTGCTCTG ATGATTGGCGACGTGGTGGGAAACCCTCCTTCTCG GCGTCCACAGGAGAAGACATCAGGTGAAGACCGTGGACGCTGTGGTGATGGGACCACGTTCCTG GAATCTGAGACGCAGGGAAATAAGgcaaaggaggagaagatgacATCAAAGAGAGCGGTCACTCTCATCCCGCAAAATAGAAGCGCTCACCAAG GAGCAGCACACAAAGACCTGAACACGAGCGAGGCCTGGTACGATGCTGAAGAAGTTCTGGACCCTACAGAACCTGCTGAGACGCAACCAGACCCAACAACCATTGCCGGAGATGGAACCAACAGTAAGCGATTAATAA AACCCGTTAACATCACTGCTGTTGTTGCAGCTACAGAATCTGCAGGTGATGAGGTCAATGACTCCAGATCACTGCTGTGTGTCACTAACCTGACCGGTCATGTGACGGAG AGTGAGGTGATGATGTGGTTTGAGAAATATGGAGCCTCTGAAGTTAAAATCTCTGTTTTAAAGAACGATCTGAG AGTCGCCATAGCGATGGTAAGTGACCTCCAGTCTGCTGAGGCCGCGGTGAAGGAGATGAACGGCATCAGCGTGGACAGTCACACTTTACACGTGGGGATCAtcagtggaggaggagctgctgtttctgctgctgctgctgcttcacctaCGTCCTCACAGGAAGACGACACCAGACGACAGCCGCTCACAACTGAACCCAGAGTCTCTGACAGAGAG TCAAAGACGCCGTCCTCTCTCGAGTCAACGTTTCCTCCGCCCTTGAGCTCCGGCATCAAGAGGAGGACGGTGGTCTCCGTCACGCCCACGGCACAGGGGACGTTTGTCCCGCAGCACTTCGGCACCATGGGCAGCTTCGACTACCTGATGTCGGAGCTGACACGCCTTCACCCTTGCGTGGACAAGCAGAGGTTTGTGGACGCTCTGGTGCAGCTGAGGGCGAGACACCGGGGCGTCCTCTGTGGTCTGCCGCTCAGCAAGATCAGAGAGATGGCGTCTGAGCTGCTGAGCGGCTCACAGACTGACACGCAGATATAA